In one window of Ruminococcus hominis DNA:
- a CDS encoding GNAT family acetyltransferase, which translates to MSDKYFTVNIRAYLDKDEPTYIGEESLYDLLSDFSCPQNPDVEYFLLHNAVEFTKKDQSITYLVFDAEDASLVGYFSLTVKPISVRASNISKTMAKKLSRVSILDEETQSYNTAAYLIAQLGKNYSLPKEKRIPGNILLGFALETISGLKYSVGGVMEFLECEDNEFLLSFYTQNHFKPFDTRITASQNNEPHTLYQLLKFI; encoded by the coding sequence ATGTCTGATAAATATTTTACCGTTAATATTCGGGCATATTTGGATAAAGACGAACCGACATATATCGGAGAGGAAAGTCTTTACGACTTGCTCTCCGATTTTTCTTGTCCCCAAAATCCCGATGTGGAATACTTTTTATTACATAATGCGGTTGAGTTTACCAAAAAAGATCAATCTATCACTTATCTGGTATTCGATGCCGAAGATGCTTCACTGGTCGGCTATTTTTCTCTTACAGTAAAGCCAATATCTGTCCGGGCTTCAAATATCAGTAAGACGATGGCAAAGAAGCTGTCCCGTGTCAGTATTCTGGATGAAGAAACACAGTCTTACAACACAGCAGCTTACCTGATTGCACAGTTAGGAAAGAACTATTCTCTACCAAAGGAAAAACGAATCCCTGGAAACATCCTGCTGGGATTTGCACTGGAAACCATATCCGGTCTCAAATATTCCGTAGGCGGCGTTATGGAATTTCTTGAATGCGAAGATAATGAATTTCTTCTGAGCTTTTATACACAAAATCATTTCAAGCCATTTGATACCCGTATTACCGCTTCCCAGAACAATGAACCTCACACTCTATATCAGCTTTTGAAATTCATCTGA
- a CDS encoding helix-turn-helix transcriptional regulator: MIWNSIKVLRAERDWTQADLAEKVGISRQAVISIEKYKYTPSLELAFKIAEVFGVSIDEVFEHREDK; the protein is encoded by the coding sequence TTGATATGGAACAGTATTAAAGTTTTACGTGCTGAAAGGGACTGGACACAAGCAGATTTAGCTGAAAAAGTTGGAATTTCACGACAAGCAGTTATATCAATAGAAAAATATAAATATACTCCGTCATTAGAATTGGCATTTAAAATTGCAGAAGTATTTGGTGTTTCTATTGATGAAGTTTTCGAGCATAGGGAGGACAAATAG
- a CDS encoding recombinase family protein, protein MKNIKIKCNIYTRVSTTMQVDGYSLDAQKEKLRRYAEFQNMEIVNEYSDEGKSGKSVEGRPEFQRMLDNIENGTDEIQFVLVFKLSRFGRNAADVLNSLQRMQDFGVNLICVEDGIDSSKDSGKLMISVLSAVAEIERENILVQTMEGRKQKAREGKWNGGFAPYGYELVNGELQIAEDEAEVIRLIYDKFIHTNMGIAAIAIWLNQHGYKKKKRQNNTLDAFAASFIKGVLDNPVYCGKLAYGRRKNEKVAGTRNEYRIVKQENYMLYDGIHEGIISETDWELAHQKRVKNGVKYEKIHSLDHEHILSGILKCPLCGSGMYGNVNRKKKKDGTLYKDYFYYACKHRRLMNGHRCDYHKQWSEDKVNNAVEEVIRKLVQNPKFEEAIRKKIGSRIDTDEIEREIENLEKQHRQLTGAKARLGQQMDNLDIMDKFYEKKYQDMETRLYRLYDEIEGVENSIEEVKKRLLNIQQQKISEENVYQFLLYFDKLYDKFTDLEKKEFLNSFVERVDIYDQEQPDGRFLKHIKFRFPVYFGDRETQELCWDNESTVETCVLLQRRTM, encoded by the coding sequence ATGAAGAATATAAAAATTAAATGTAATATCTATACCAGAGTATCCACAACCATGCAGGTAGATGGATACAGTCTGGATGCTCAGAAAGAAAAATTAAGGCGTTATGCAGAATTTCAAAATATGGAAATCGTAAATGAGTATTCAGATGAAGGTAAATCTGGAAAAAGCGTGGAGGGAAGACCTGAATTTCAGAGAATGCTGGATAATATAGAGAATGGCACAGATGAGATACAGTTTGTACTGGTATTCAAACTTTCCAGATTTGGCCGTAATGCGGCAGATGTGTTAAACTCTCTGCAAAGAATGCAGGATTTTGGAGTGAATCTGATTTGTGTTGAGGATGGGATTGACAGCTCCAAAGATAGTGGAAAGCTGATGATTTCCGTTCTGTCTGCGGTGGCAGAGATTGAAAGGGAAAATATCCTTGTCCAGACAATGGAGGGACGTAAACAGAAAGCCAGAGAAGGGAAATGGAACGGTGGATTTGCTCCATATGGCTATGAACTGGTAAATGGAGAATTACAGATTGCAGAGGATGAAGCAGAGGTCATACGTCTGATTTATGATAAATTTATTCATACGAATATGGGAATTGCTGCGATCGCCATATGGCTGAATCAGCATGGATATAAAAAGAAAAAGAGACAGAATAATACACTGGATGCATTTGCCGCTTCTTTTATAAAAGGTGTTTTGGACAATCCGGTTTACTGTGGAAAACTGGCTTACGGACGAAGAAAGAATGAAAAGGTTGCTGGAACACGAAATGAATACCGTATTGTAAAACAGGAGAATTATATGTTATATGATGGTATTCATGAAGGGATTATCTCAGAGACAGATTGGGAACTGGCACATCAGAAAAGGGTAAAAAATGGAGTGAAATATGAGAAAATCCATAGCTTAGATCATGAACATATTTTATCCGGAATCTTGAAATGTCCGCTATGTGGAAGTGGAATGTATGGAAATGTGAACCGAAAGAAAAAGAAAGATGGAACTTTGTATAAGGATTATTTTTATTATGCCTGCAAACACCGTCGTTTAATGAATGGTCACAGATGTGATTACCATAAGCAATGGAGCGAGGATAAGGTCAATAATGCAGTTGAAGAGGTTATCCGGAAACTGGTACAGAATCCCAAATTTGAAGAAGCGATCCGAAAAAAAATCGGTTCAAGGATTGACACAGATGAAATTGAAAGAGAAATCGAAAATTTGGAAAAACAGCATAGGCAGTTGACAGGAGCAAAGGCAAGGCTAGGCCAACAGATGGATAACCTGGATATCATGGACAAATTTTATGAAAAGAAATATCAGGATATGGAGACAAGGTTATATCGGCTGTATGATGAAATTGAAGGCGTGGAAAATAGCATAGAAGAAGTTAAAAAGCGTTTGCTGAATATCCAGCAGCAGAAAATATCAGAAGAAAACGTCTATCAATTCCTTTTATATTTTGATAAACTATATGATAAGTTCACCGACTTGGAGAAGAAAGAATTTCTCAACAGCTTTGTAGAACGTGTGGACATTTACGATCAGGAGCAGCCGGATGGCAGATTCCTGAAGCACATAAAGTTCCGTTTTCCGGTGTATTTTGGAGACAGGGAAACACAGGAACTTTGTTGGGACAACGAAAGTACCGTTGAGACTTGTGTGTTGCTACAAAGACGAACTATGTAG
- a CDS encoding DUF6034 family protein, whose product MKKSVLAIMVGALCIILSSCQETPEESSVVSKVDGISEAAVCEPLKKGEKRETNVPTHWKFEEKKSNDRVVIQADIKLAEQSIGNLPVIEMQNHELTQEELNGLIDYFTDGEELYMPQMVTKDAYQEVLDRISSKEGSYLQSAYSTSIAGIQNATREGMELAPDEASAPEKMEIKFQKKTEDHGVEAARSWMSTELENTDTEDYFTADVGEDRKAYIEAERYNQEIDNDSSFLWMEGSNFIEEETIETEEMQSEYYSSFGMDTNGYTEKFHELADAYRKCMDKITFTEEDGKEQAEQVLEDLGIDGMGLVDSDRTVWFPNGACSERNGLGLGSDALWQGDLDRGLPGYLYCFSKSVEGITSVPDGVVAEETVDSYVPPFQVETISILITEEGIKYFKWDGISEEVCTVTENTKLLPFEKIQAKLTDQIFYWYSGKGQSANDTTALEYDVVNAKLQYTYTTAYQEPKHAWLVPAWIFTVRESIGGNSLQELSYVINAYDGSVIGEAY is encoded by the coding sequence ATGAAAAAAAGTGTTTTAGCAATTATGGTAGGTGCGTTGTGTATTATTCTTTCCAGCTGTCAGGAAACACCAGAGGAGAGTTCGGTAGTCAGCAAAGTGGATGGGATTAGCGAGGCGGCTGTCTGTGAACCTCTTAAAAAAGGAGAAAAGAGAGAGACAAATGTTCCAACGCATTGGAAATTTGAAGAAAAGAAAAGCAACGACCGTGTGGTTATCCAGGCAGATATTAAGTTGGCCGAACAAAGCATTGGCAATCTTCCAGTCATAGAGATGCAAAATCACGAGTTAACGCAGGAAGAACTGAATGGATTGATTGATTATTTTACGGACGGTGAGGAACTATATATGCCACAGATGGTGACAAAGGATGCGTATCAGGAAGTGTTAGACAGGATTTCCAGCAAGGAAGGAAGTTACTTGCAATCAGCATATTCTACATCGATTGCAGGGATTCAAAACGCAACCCGAGAGGGGATGGAGCTTGCACCGGATGAAGCGTCTGCACCGGAAAAGATGGAGATAAAATTTCAAAAAAAAACAGAGGATCACGGTGTGGAAGCGGCACGGAGTTGGATGAGTACTGAATTGGAAAACACAGATACAGAGGATTATTTTACTGCAGATGTGGGCGAGGACAGGAAGGCATATATAGAAGCAGAGCGGTATAATCAGGAAATTGACAATGACAGTAGTTTTCTCTGGATGGAGGGTTCTAATTTTATAGAAGAAGAAACAATAGAAACTGAGGAAATGCAGAGTGAGTATTACAGTAGCTTTGGCATGGATACCAACGGCTATACAGAGAAATTTCATGAACTGGCAGATGCGTATCGAAAGTGCATGGACAAGATCACCTTTACAGAGGAAGATGGAAAGGAACAGGCAGAACAAGTTTTAGAGGATTTAGGTATCGATGGAATGGGCCTTGTAGATTCTGATCGTACCGTGTGGTTCCCGAATGGCGCATGTTCAGAGCGCAATGGTCTGGGACTTGGTAGTGATGCTTTGTGGCAGGGAGATCTGGATAGAGGATTACCGGGATATCTGTATTGTTTTTCGAAAAGTGTAGAGGGTATTACTTCAGTTCCTGATGGCGTGGTTGCGGAAGAAACAGTGGATAGTTATGTGCCTCCGTTCCAGGTAGAAACAATCTCTATTCTGATAACAGAGGAAGGAATTAAATATTTTAAATGGGATGGGATATCGGAAGAAGTCTGTACGGTGACGGAAAATACAAAGCTTCTGCCTTTTGAAAAAATACAGGCAAAGCTGACAGATCAGATTTTTTATTGGTATTCCGGAAAAGGCCAGTCTGCCAACGACACTACCGCACTGGAGTATGATGTGGTAAACGCAAAATTGCAGTATACTTATACCACAGCCTATCAGGAGCCGAAACACGCATGGTTGGTTCCAGCATGGATTTTTACTGTCAGGGAAAGTATTGGTGGAAATTCTCTACAGGAGCTTTCTTATGTGATCAATGCTTATGATGGCAGTGTGATTGGAGAAGCATATTAG
- a CDS encoding lantibiotic immunity ABC transporter MutE/EpiE family permease subunit: MKNYISSEYLKHKNTFAKKLVWLAPILTLCLNVLTPMWYQQNSYNWWYVFLYPGCLTLLSILIIQRDNGKLKFRAILSLPVDLKKVWYAKIITCIIYIVLANTILMLCNVAGGFIIQHIFDIPMTISPMQALFGTLCIILASIWNIPLCLWFTKKVGVFATLILNVGMSFMLGTLGANTSFWFICPYSWVTRLMVPTLGILPNGESVTGSALSTPLPLVIMTICLSLLLLYTISKSTAKSFIKQEVL, from the coding sequence ATGAAAAATTATATATCCTCTGAATATTTAAAACATAAAAATACATTCGCAAAAAAATTAGTATGGTTAGCTCCTATACTAACTTTATGTCTGAATGTACTTACTCCTATGTGGTATCAACAAAATTCATATAACTGGTGGTATGTATTCTTATATCCTGGTTGTTTAACGCTATTATCTATTTTGATAATTCAAAGAGATAATGGCAAATTAAAATTTAGAGCAATTTTGTCATTGCCTGTTGACTTAAAAAAAGTATGGTATGCAAAAATAATCACTTGTATAATATACATTGTACTTGCAAATACAATTTTGATGTTATGCAATGTTGCAGGTGGTTTTATCATTCAACACATTTTTGATATACCTATGACAATTAGCCCAATGCAGGCATTGTTCGGAACACTTTGCATTATTCTGGCAAGTATATGGAATATTCCATTATGCTTGTGGTTTACAAAAAAAGTGGGTGTATTTGCCACTCTCATATTAAATGTTGGAATGAGCTTTATGTTGGGAACATTAGGGGCAAATACAAGTTTTTGGTTCATATGTCCTTATAGCTGGGTTACTCGCCTTATGGTTCCCACATTAGGAATATTACCGAATGGAGAATCAGTAACAGGAAGTGCTTTATCAACTCCTTTACCGTTGGTTATTATGACAATCTGCTTGTCATTGCTTTTACTATATACAATTTCAAAGTCAACGGCAAAATCTTTTATAAAGCAGGAGGTTCTTTAA
- a CDS encoding lantibiotic protection ABC transporter ATP-binding protein, with translation MKAILKTNNLCKDFKKQKAVNNVSITVRENSIYGLLGPNGAGKSTTLKMITGMLRPTSGKVLFNGHEWNRKDLEQIGALIETPPLYENLSAVENLEVRAKLLNTPKTRIDKVLKMVDLQNTGRKKAGQFSMGMKQRLGIAIALLNSPKLLILDEPTNGLDPIGIQELRSLIRSFPSKGITVILSSHILSEVQLIADDIGIISNGILGYEGQMNKDENLENLFVEVVRKSQEER, from the coding sequence ATGAAAGCAATTTTAAAAACAAATAATCTATGTAAAGATTTCAAAAAGCAAAAGGCAGTGAATAATGTATCTATAACTGTCCGTGAAAATTCAATATATGGGCTACTCGGTCCAAATGGTGCTGGAAAATCTACCACTTTGAAAATGATTACGGGTATGCTCCGTCCTACTAGCGGTAAAGTTCTTTTTAATGGACATGAATGGAACAGAAAAGATTTAGAACAGATAGGAGCTTTGATTGAAACTCCTCCACTTTATGAAAATCTTTCCGCAGTAGAAAATTTAGAAGTCCGTGCAAAATTACTAAATACTCCTAAAACCCGAATAGATAAAGTTTTAAAAATGGTAGATTTGCAAAATACAGGAAGGAAAAAAGCTGGACAATTTTCAATGGGAATGAAACAACGTTTGGGAATAGCTATCGCTTTGTTGAATAGTCCCAAATTGTTGATTTTAGATGAGCCGACAAATGGATTAGACCCTATCGGCATACAAGAATTACGTTCTCTTATTCGTTCTTTTCCCTCTAAAGGGATTACTGTTATTCTATCCAGTCATATTCTATCAGAGGTTCAGCTTATCGCTGATGATATTGGTATCATTTCAAATGGTATTTTAGGATATGAAGGACAGATGAATAAAGATGAAAATTTAGAAAATCTGTTTGTAGAAGTTGTAAGGAAATCACAGGAGGAACGATAA
- a CDS encoding ParM/StbA family protein: MQGYKKLKKLLYFTKLYPIFQFQLNFPSMSFSSNFRMLISQQSSTTPVQPAELINTKMEVFFMRELRNTKIIAVDHGYGNMKTANTVTPTGIKAYETEPIFTGNILEYNGIYYRIGEGHKEFIPDKAMDEEYYLLTLMAIARELNVFSIREADVHLAAGLPLTWIRNQREDFRSYLLQNPEVHYRFNSKEYHLRFVGCSLYPQGYPAIVNRLGDFKGTNLLADIGNGTMNILYINNKKAQESRCWTEKFGVNQCMIAAKNAVLDNFGVKIEESTVEQILRFGTADISASYLDCITAVARQYVTDIFATLRKYEYNPGLMRLYVVGGGGCLIRNFGAYDKSRVTILDDICATAKGYESLAYMSLKRRG; encoded by the coding sequence ATGCAGGGCTATAAAAAACTAAAGAAATTGCTCTATTTTACAAAATTATATCCTATTTTTCAATTCCAACTCAATTTTCCCTCAATGTCTTTTTCCTCCAACTTTCGTATGCTTATCTCACAGCAAAGCAGTACCACACCGGTACAGCCTGCTGAATTAATCAATACGAAAATGGAGGTGTTTTTTATGCGAGAACTCAGAAACACAAAAATCATTGCTGTAGATCACGGCTACGGCAACATGAAAACAGCAAATACCGTCACACCAACCGGAATCAAAGCCTATGAAACAGAACCCATCTTCACCGGGAATATTCTGGAATATAACGGCATTTACTACCGGATTGGCGAAGGACACAAAGAATTTATCCCAGATAAAGCTATGGACGAAGAATATTATCTTCTAACTCTCATGGCGATTGCAAGGGAACTGAATGTCTTTTCCATCCGTGAAGCAGACGTTCATCTGGCTGCCGGGCTTCCTCTGACATGGATCAGAAACCAGAGAGAAGATTTCCGTTCCTATCTGCTCCAGAATCCAGAAGTCCATTACCGATTTAACAGCAAAGAGTATCATCTCCGTTTTGTGGGATGCAGCCTTTACCCGCAGGGATATCCGGCTATCGTAAACCGACTTGGAGATTTCAAGGGGACAAATCTTCTTGCAGATATCGGCAACGGAACCATGAACATTCTGTATATCAATAATAAGAAAGCACAGGAAAGCCGGTGCTGGACAGAAAAGTTTGGCGTAAACCAATGCATGATTGCCGCTAAAAACGCTGTTCTGGACAACTTCGGAGTAAAGATTGAAGAATCTACCGTAGAGCAGATTCTGCGGTTTGGAACCGCTGACATTTCAGCGTCTTATCTGGATTGTATTACTGCTGTTGCCAGACAGTATGTCACAGATATTTTTGCCACGCTCCGCAAATATGAATACAATCCTGGCCTGATGCGCCTGTATGTGGTCGGAGGCGGTGGATGCCTGATCCGTAACTTTGGAGCGTATGACAAATCACGAGTTACCATCCTTGATGATATCTGTGCCACTGCCAAAGGTTATGAATCTCTGGCTTATATGAGCCTGAAAAGGAGGGGATAA
- a CDS encoding ATP-binding cassette domain-containing protein: MLDEYSTVSVVVIDTVVNALLYILSGLFIIKGEFTIGGAFAFITYSAYVVNPISALINIKYYFAQIEPSAKRLFELWGQPEELEMKLCEMKPEKIYQDRDMVFEVKNLVFGYEPGHPILNGISLCVKKGERIAIVGENGSGKSTLLNLLAGFYRPQKGIIKLYGAPVELMDIQDMRNRIAVISQRPYLFQGTIEENVNIDGKASRDAVVEACRKSGALGFIEKLDHGFGQKIGQDGAKLSGGERQKIAVARALLKNADILLMDEATEGFDVESNEALRELLHSELKNKTIVFITHKYKELESVDKVYRLSKGILELVRS; encoded by the coding sequence ATGCTAGATGAATATAGTACTGTCAGTGTTGTAGTAATAGACACGGTTGTAAATGCGTTATTATATATATTAAGTGGGCTTTTTATAATAAAAGGAGAATTCACTATAGGCGGAGCATTTGCTTTTATTACATATAGTGCATATGTTGTAAATCCAATTTCAGCATTGATAAACATTAAATATTATTTTGCGCAAATTGAGCCATCGGCAAAACGTCTTTTTGAGTTATGGGGACAACCGGAAGAATTGGAAATGAAATTATGTGAAATGAAACCTGAGAAAATTTATCAAGATAGGGATATGGTTTTTGAAGTAAAAAATCTTGTCTTTGGTTATGAACCAGGACACCCTATTTTAAATGGTATTTCACTATGTGTAAAAAAAGGGGAACGAATTGCGATCGTAGGAGAAAATGGAAGTGGCAAATCAACACTTTTGAACCTTTTGGCGGGATTCTACCGGCCACAAAAAGGAATAATAAAATTGTATGGAGCTCCTGTGGAATTGATGGATATACAAGATATGAGAAATAGAATTGCGGTTATAAGCCAAAGGCCATATCTATTCCAAGGGACTATAGAGGAGAATGTTAATATCGATGGAAAGGCGTCAAGAGATGCAGTTGTTGAAGCATGTAGAAAAAGTGGTGCTTTAGGTTTTATTGAAAAATTGGATCATGGATTTGGACAAAAAATTGGACAAGATGGTGCAAAACTTTCTGGAGGAGAAAGACAAAAGATAGCTGTAGCTAGGGCTCTGCTGAAAAATGCAGACATTTTACTTATGGATGAGGCTACAGAAGGATTTGATGTTGAATCAAATGAAGCTTTACGTGAGTTATTACATAGTGAATTAAAAAATAAGACTATCGTTTTTATTACGCATAAGTATAAAGAACTGGAAAGTGTTGATAAAGTATATCGCCTTTCAAAAGGAATTTTAGAATTGGTGCGGAGTTAG
- a CDS encoding ABC transporter ATP-binding protein has translation MEYAIRLKGLTKSFQKEKVLKNITHDFEKGKIHGIMGFNGSGKTVMFKCICGFLQPESGTVLVGGKQIGKELDFPDSVGIIIENPGFFLDLSGFANLKRLASLKHRISDDDVRATMRALGLDPLSKKKVGQYSLGMRERLGIAQAIMEDPELLILDEPFNGLDKQGAGEVCELLRGLKERGKTILIAAHNMLEIEWLCDTICEMDAGVLTQIK, from the coding sequence ATGGAATATGCAATCAGGTTGAAGGGACTGACAAAATCCTTTCAAAAAGAAAAAGTATTAAAGAACATTACCCATGATTTTGAAAAAGGGAAGATTCATGGGATTATGGGGTTTAACGGTTCAGGGAAAACCGTAATGTTTAAATGCATCTGTGGATTTTTACAACCTGAGAGCGGCACAGTGCTCGTAGGGGGAAAACAGATCGGGAAGGAGCTGGACTTTCCAGATTCCGTAGGCATTATCATTGAAAACCCTGGCTTCTTTCTGGATCTCAGCGGTTTTGCGAATTTAAAGAGACTGGCGTCTCTGAAACACCGTATTTCCGATGACGATGTGAGGGCGACGATGCGTGCCCTAGGGCTTGATCCTCTGTCTAAAAAGAAGGTAGGACAGTATTCTCTTGGAATGCGTGAACGTCTTGGTATCGCACAGGCAATCATGGAAGATCCGGAGCTTTTGATATTGGACGAGCCTTTTAATGGTCTGGACAAGCAGGGGGCAGGAGAGGTCTGCGAGCTTTTGCGGGGATTAAAGGAACGAGGGAAGACTATTCTTATCGCAGCACATAACATGCTGGAGATCGAATGGCTCTGCGATACGATCTGTGAGATGGATGCAGGTGTCCTGACGCAGATAAAATAA
- a CDS encoding tetratricopeptide repeat protein, producing MDRCDFSSIMTYLKNQISESNQMSQPEFLYEIFEDFLDSPENKEFTLDNGLVCRWMTGQAKISPKISSFYARPSNQEKLAKTIHQNIVPLMADCDKALQDIYTLFIHDSSISEAKKAELTSLYKPANLRLLFLAKLISFGMERPFIKRDTKNQKLIAGGSLSPMVLDYIMDSEVPRPCRHFVGREDETTELHSLLEDNSKVFLYGIAGIGKSELAKSYAKYYKKHYTNILYFEYAGDLHQSVTDMDFADDLPEDAEEERFRKHNRFLRSLKDDTLIIIDNFNATATQDSFLSVMLKYRCRILFTTRSKFDSYCTLHLKEIKESSSLFQLVSSFYSEAEEHRSLVDEIIATVHRHTFAVELAAKLLENGILAPQQLLEKLQREKASLENEDKIKAFKDGQSSNATYYYHIHTLFSLYSLSQEQRGIMRNLCFLPSGGISARLWAEWLQLRNLNDINDLIETGFVQSSLRHTISLHPLIQEIAVSETAPSITSCHTLLDSLRKICLMHGIEVSYYKKLFQTAENIIQFIEKDDIPQYLLFLEDVFPYMEKYRYQKGMKKIVQELQHFVKASTYGTASDRALLLDYQATLEPQTEKAIKLEKEALAQIKEITKENAHLVSNLYSNLGGLYRTNGQLDLAKKHMKMGISLLEQYQLLYTNDSIPQINNYAVLLIEIQEPDLALSALQKLAQIIKEYNSNHCLDYAQVQESLGSICLITANISQAKTHFKKALKIYEDIWADEPELIEEKYQAIQELYPQAGIALAKSILLTKH from the coding sequence TTGGATCGTTGTGATTTTAGTTCGATAATGACATATTTAAAAAACCAAATCAGTGAAAGCAATCAGATGAGCCAGCCTGAATTTTTATATGAAATATTTGAAGATTTTTTAGACAGTCCTGAAAACAAAGAATTTACTTTGGATAATGGTCTGGTTTGCCGCTGGATGACAGGCCAGGCGAAAATCAGTCCCAAAATATCTTCTTTTTATGCAAGACCAAGCAATCAGGAAAAACTGGCGAAAACTATACACCAAAATATTGTCCCCTTAATGGCTGACTGCGACAAAGCACTTCAGGATATTTATACCTTATTTATCCATGATTCTTCAATTTCTGAGGCCAAAAAAGCAGAGCTTACCTCTCTATACAAACCTGCCAATTTACGTCTGCTGTTTCTGGCAAAGCTAATTTCTTTTGGTATGGAACGCCCGTTTATTAAACGTGATACCAAAAACCAGAAATTGATCGCAGGTGGTTCCCTCTCACCAATGGTACTGGATTATATTATGGATAGTGAAGTCCCAAGACCATGCCGCCATTTTGTAGGGAGAGAAGATGAAACAACAGAATTACATTCCCTTCTGGAAGATAATAGCAAAGTATTTCTTTACGGAATTGCCGGAATCGGGAAAAGCGAACTGGCAAAATCCTATGCAAAGTACTATAAAAAGCATTACACAAACATCCTGTATTTTGAATATGCCGGAGATTTACATCAATCTGTTACGGATATGGATTTTGCTGATGATTTACCTGAAGATGCCGAAGAAGAACGTTTCCGAAAACACAACCGTTTCCTTCGTTCTTTGAAAGATGATACTTTAATCATCATAGACAACTTCAATGCAACCGCAACACAGGACTCCTTTTTGTCCGTAATGTTAAAATACCGCTGCCGGATTCTTTTTACAACAAGAAGCAAATTCGATAGTTACTGTACCCTGCACTTAAAAGAGATTAAAGAATCATCCAGCCTGTTTCAACTGGTATCTTCCTTTTATTCGGAAGCCGAAGAACATCGGTCACTTGTAGATGAAATCATCGCAACCGTTCATCGTCATACTTTCGCCGTAGAATTAGCAGCAAAGCTTCTGGAAAACGGAATTTTAGCTCCGCAGCAATTACTAGAAAAGCTTCAAAGAGAAAAGGCTTCTCTCGAAAATGAGGACAAAATCAAAGCCTTCAAAGACGGACAGAGCAGTAATGCAACCTACTATTACCATATTCACACCCTATTTTCCCTCTATTCTCTCTCCCAGGAACAAAGGGGAATCATGCGTAATCTGTGCTTTCTTCCTTCTGGTGGTATCTCTGCACGGCTTTGGGCTGAATGGCTTCAATTAAGAAATTTAAATGATATCAACGATCTGATTGAGACAGGTTTTGTACAGTCAAGTCTCCGGCATACTATTTCTCTACATCCACTGATTCAGGAAATTGCCGTTTCCGAGACCGCACCTTCTATTACAAGCTGCCACACGTTATTGGATTCTCTGCGAAAAATATGTTTAATGCATGGCATTGAAGTTAGCTATTATAAAAAATTATTTCAGACAGCAGAAAATATCATCCAATTCATTGAAAAGGATGATATTCCCCAATACCTGTTATTTTTAGAAGATGTTTTTCCATATATGGAGAAGTACCGCTATCAAAAGGGCATGAAAAAAATTGTCCAAGAACTACAGCATTTTGTAAAAGCAAGTACTTACGGGACTGCCTCTGACCGTGCCTTACTATTGGATTATCAGGCAACTCTGGAACCCCAAACAGAAAAAGCGATAAAATTAGAAAAAGAAGCACTTGCTCAAATAAAAGAAATCACAAAAGAAAATGCCCACCTTGTTTCCAACCTCTATTCCAATCTTGGAGGACTTTACCGAACAAACGGACAGCTTGATCTGGCTAAAAAACACATGAAAATGGGTATCTCTCTTTTAGAACAATACCAGCTTCTTTATACTAATGACAGCATTCCCCAGATTAATAATTATGCTGTCCTCTTAATTGAAATACAAGAACCTGACCTTGCCCTGTCTGCTCTTCAGAAATTAGCACAGATTATCAAAGAATATAATTCAAACCACTGTTTGGATTATGCCCAGGTACAGGAATCCCTTGGAAGTATCTGCCTGATCACTGCAAATATTTCGCAAGCGAAAACCCATTTTAAAAAAGCCTTGAAAATTTATGAGGATATATGGGCAGACGAACCCGAATTGATTGAAGAAAAATATCAAGCAATTCAAGAATTGTATCCACAAGCTGGAATTGCTCTGGCAAAAAGTATTCTTCTCACCAAGCACTAA